In the Setaria italica strain Yugu1 chromosome VI, Setaria_italica_v2.0, whole genome shotgun sequence genome, one interval contains:
- the LOC101771136 gene encoding protein CHAPERONE-LIKE PROTEIN OF POR1, chloroplastic, with protein MQAAAAFNRAAFTARPLHRRSRPPLHITGAEDGPAGRRGALLTRLRCSGSLSVGAGGYGRERVPVFPRQQSWDPYKLLGVDHDASEEEVRSARNFLLKQYAGYEESEEAIEGAYDKIIMNSYSHRKHSKINLKSKLKKQVEESPSWVKALLGYFEVPSLEIISRRFAFFGFIAGWSIATSAETGPAFQLAMSLVSCIYFLNDKMKNLVRASATGLGVFVGGWILGSLLVPVLPAFIIPPTWSIELLTSLMAYVFMFLGCTFLK; from the exons atgcaGGCCGCTGCCGCCTTCAACCGGGCAGCCTTCACCGCCCGCCCGCTCCACCGCCGCTCGAGGCCTCCCCTCCACAT AACTGGGGCGGAGGATGGTCCGGCGGGGAGAAGAGGCGCGCTCCTGACGCGGCTCCGGTGCTCCGGAAGCCTctccgtcggcgccggcggctacgGCAGAG AGCGAGTTCCAGTGTTTCCTAGACAACAATCATGGGACCCCTACAAGCTTCTTGGTGTTGATCATGATGCATCCGAAGAAGAGGTCCGGAGCGCACGGAATTTTCTTCTAAAACAATATGCTGGGTATGAAGAAAGCGAAGAGGCTATTGAGGGTGCTTATGATAAGATAATAATGAATAGCTACTCTCATCGTAAGCATTCCAAAATCAATCTTAAAAGCAAGCTAAAAAAGCAAGTTGAAGAATCCCCATCATGGGTTAAGGCACTGCTTGGATATTTTGAGGTGCCATCACTGGAGATTATTTCAAGGAGATTTGCTTTTTTTGGTTTCATTGCTGGGTGGAGCATTGCAACTTCTGCTGAGACTGGGCCTGCATTTCAG CTTGCGATGTCACTCGTATCATGCATATACTTCCTCAATGACAAGATGAAGAACCTTGTCAGGGCATCTGCCACAGG GCTTGGAGTCTTTGTGGGAGGCTGGATCTTAGGTTCTTTACTTGTCCCAGTCCTACCAGCTTTCATCATCCCACCTACATGGTCCATTGAGCTCCTTACTTCGCTGATGGCTTACGTTTTCATGTTCTTGGGTTGCACTTTCCTCAAGTGA